The stretch of DNA cagaataagtatggtgccagtatggtgttattttcaataaaatactggaaaggataaaaatgtagtttgtctcttttatccgattattaatcgaagtaataatcgacagattaatcgattatcaaattagttgcagccctaatatatatatatacacacacacacacacacacacacacacacacacacacacacacacacacacacacacacacacacacacacacacacacacacacacacacacacacacacacacacacacacacacacacacacacacacacaccttagctGTTCAGTCAGTATTGTGTTTATACAGGTTTAGAATGGGGTATTACGTTTCTTATTGGGGAAAGACAATAATGTTTCTTGTGTTAattttagcatttaagctagcaagcaAATTAATGCTAGTCGGTCGATACatttatcaaagtgtggttataaATAACGTTTTTTTCGATCACTTTAATTTAATAAGGTAATACAAACCTCTACAATAACACTTTGACTGTCGCAAATAGAATTTCCGATTGACGTCCGTCTTCTTCGCGGTGTCGGTGCAGAATTTAATCGTACTTGTAGCAAAATTAAGTGCTCTATTTACAACCAGCACAGGCTCTGTTAGTTCCCAAGAACACAGCATCCACGCGCAACTCAGCTAGCTCAATGcaacattaacattaaaacaGGAGCTCGGAACATTCAGTGAGGGATTATTCAATCCTTTGTTTGCAAGCCTACGCACTGATGATACAGTGAATACTTAAGACAATTTTTACCCACACTAAATCGTTCCGTTTCCAGCGGTTAGTGCGGCAATCAACTGATCAGAAATTCTCCTTTAGTCGATTAATTAAATTAAGTTAACACCATCTCATTATTTTGTGGAGTAATCTCCTTACCTGAGGTGTCAAGTTTTTATAAATCCTTCTCAGCTTGGCTTTCTTACGCCCATTTTTTGTCACAATAGTCTCTTCATAGAACTCGTGGGCCAGGTCGCCATCTTCGTCCAAGTATAAAGAACTGCAGAGAGAGTGATTGAGGGAGAGATAGACAGATAGAGATAGAGAGATGGGGCAATATAAGGTGCTTGCAAATCTTCAGAGTTTTTCAAATGAGCAGATTGAAAGGGTTTAGTTGTGTTTATCATGCATGTAGGGGTGCAGGTTGTACACAGGAGGGGTCATAGCCCCAAGCAGCTCCCTCATTAAACCTTTGGACAGCCTCAGCATGGAATATGATCCTCCTGAGCCTATAAGACTAATGTGACTGGGGGTCCTTAATATCAGGGATACTGTGAAGGGAGTTAGAAAAACAAACCAGGAGAATTACATTTTGGATGTCCCTTACTGGCAACTTCCACTTTTGTGTCAAGTCTGCATTAAGGGAGTGACCCACCAGTCGTTTCtctttatttgtatatttaaaggtgccatatgtatatatttcatgtcaagtcatcattaaatggccctgatatgtcatggcgtagtgggtagagcgcccgtttcagaaacctgagggtcgcaggttcgctccccgcctcttaccatgccgttgtgtccttggacaggacacttcacccttgcccccggtgccgctcacaccggtgaatgaatattgaatgaatgataggtggtggtcggaggggccgtaggcgcaaattggcagccacgcttccgtcagtctaccccagggcagctgtggctacgaaagtagcttaccaccaccaggtgtgaatgaatgatgggtttttaacatgtaaagcgactttgggtacttagaaaagcgctatataaatcccaggtattattattatataaatcccaggtattaaaaggcattaataaagcatgttctttttgaatacctttataactgatagcggtagttcagccgggatattcaATATTTCAAATTTAGATTTATtaccccgaaatattgttattgcactctgcactgaaagatggtgatgtgcgtacatggaagagaatgcagttcatcaggttggatgcaacatggagttatgctgaacaaaatgtggcggtcattttactgttggccttggcttgccatcaaagtaggacTATGCGATATGTgatatattatacattattatatataattatttccatggtggtccgtgcggtcaaactagacattttagcagggtaatgccaacaatctgcagtgtttcccacacattaatttatttgtggcggcccgccacaaaagaattacatttttttaattttttatttttgtcctgtccagcttctctggcaaatcatatagttgatgtaaatgcccatatcggctgttcagatttactttacaaaagagaagtgtaggatcaagatttttggagctctttgttcagtggatcagatgtttgatgaagctttgtgtctatctaccaccactactgttttctgtttatttgttactgactgtggcaggacacctctgcctctgtttcactttatgttgctggtaaataatatggttgtaatagtaggctaaagttaaattatttagtatgcactaattaaaggggcagagctataagagacattttagcttttatatttttataagatatattttttgtaagaaccacaattaataaatatatttcaatgaataacttattgttcaaatctgtatataaatatgtacataaagtgttgtaattatattgtaaaatggatggatggatggacggacgtttaaaacaaaactgttattattaattagtaagtatacattttttgagcctttttagagaaaatcatatcattgtagtatattatgcaaattactcgatgatgtcatggtgaccacgcccatagccacgcccccaccgccacaggtatcttggcagtttatgggaaacactgaatctgtcccgactcccgacgaaaatattaCGCCCATAaagtccgataaataaccattcaaaaagcggcaacaatactcaatttacattttgtgacttgaatattaaccaagtattagtgatattgtttttataaacGCTAacacagcgaccccgaaagggataagcggtagaaaatggatggatggataacacagacaaactatttatagcgacgacgtgatcacttccgtgtctccctatgtttacatcatcgagtggtctacaGTTGCCTCTCTTCTTTGCAAatgtattgtagatcataaatcatgcctcttaccagaaaagtagatggctgaaaATATAATCAGACAAGTTGAGACACTTTggcaagaacgacacaaaaagcacTTGTTCCCCCCCGCCTCGtttcttcacgaggattatgagAAATGTTTCATGTAccgtaaatgggaatatatgaacatcctagcagttggcatcctaatgacagcagaaatacacagtaagtgatgttttattatgtttgttggctctcaaagtctgcagtgagcttttgtgtcaaccacaaattctgcctagcaacagagGGATGGGAATTACAGCAATTCTGTTGATCTTAAATGTTGCTAAAGAagtaatattttattaaaaaatctCCCCTAttgtacaaaatatatattttaaataacgTTCTAACAGCAATATGTTGGAGCTgtaaaacaggtgaaactaaaaaaatttgaaaatggtACAAAGGTTCGTTCataccagcaattagatttacaaggtaaaacaaatatgtaacatgcaactcaagatatttcaaacatttttttgataTAATTCTGATGATTAAGGCTTACAGCTTGAGAatttggggttttcaaaaaccaaaccattatcatcaaaattataatgaATATAAGCTGGACAtatttgtacagtatgtatgtaataggggtgtcaaaaacatttttatgaatcaattgcgattcttatttgtaacaattcttaatcgattaaaaaataataattattaattattgtttcttttaatctgtcctttccagtCAAACAAATCATTGTTGATgtcgatgcccatatttgctgtacagataagTACCTGTAagtaatacaattttattttaaagcggtttgtctattttatggaggaatatcattaatcatagaactggcacccaatgttattaaaaaagtatttattatgaatcgagaatcgttttgaatcgaatcgttacccccaagaatagaATGGAATCGTGTAGTGCCCAAACTTTCACAGCTCTAGTATGTATTGAGTTTATATAACATAATATTTTCGCGTTTGACATTGATTTGCTgaaatgaatggacttttacaataTATTCAAATATTTTGAGGTTCACCTGTGTatagttatgctagtgttgctaacgtttgtgtcctctTGTCCTTAGTCTTACATTGATGTAGGTGATATTTGATTATAttggacaagtgcagagttacagtgtgtatgtaaaaaGTGAATAAAGTACACAATGGCGCTTCTTAGAAACGCACACTGTATCAAAAATTAACACAGCTCATTAGCTTTAAAgctacaaacacacaaaatatcatGTTCCCAGCCTGGCGTACTAAAAGTCTTTTTTAAACGGTCTAAATTCCAGCATGGCATTGCTGGTTTGTACCACAAGCAAGGGAGCTAatattgggtaaaaaaaacaaaaaacatctgtgAAATGCAAATACATTTTGCGGAGGAACCACTTACCTTCGTCGGGTAAACACAAAAGGTGTTGCACCCGGGAAACTTCGCACTCTCGCCAACATCTGCTCATTTGCATCTTTGGTTTGGTCGTCGCCACTGCCGCCTGAGCCAGAAAAAGGCCAAAATCCTTTGGACTTGGAGCCGCTACCACCCATCTTCAGCTGCAGCACATTATTTACTTGGGTCACAGAGCGGCCAGTGGTGCTGCAGTGTTGCTCTACCAGGTGAATGTGACACTATAGGATGCAACACCTGGGGAACTGACAAATCAAGAGATAACGATTATGTCTTTTTAGTGCATGGGGTACACTTTAATGAAAAAGACGTTAATATGTCTTGtatttaatcgatttaaactattatacaaacatcgggtctggttcaaatatagagatgagggtctttaatttgacctgctatTGTCTCAAAGTGTTTTAtcgtgtgctcaatgtttccttaccattattgctatgttgtctattaccattgttggtatttgtctattaccattgttggtattgttcattcttcctacattgttgatgcaaattattgttacagtgtaataattattgttaactgtggtaatgccaccatgatacaacatttgtattataatccttaaacaaagtaacagtgaaactcaatgtattaatcactgaattgagaactgggggtggaattaaattaattatcttcttcccactccctttcaggcaaaactggaccatcatgcttacataccggtactgtacattaccttttgtatTATATGAATTTATATTAATACGTGTTGTCTAccatgtacttttttttatgtcattggctgaaataaatgaataaatgaaaaaaaaaagaaagaaagtcagcatttaagctagctagcggtCAGCGCACTAGATaggtagtactttattgattccttcaggagagttgcctcaggaaaatttaaattccagcagcagtgtacagaattgagatcgaatttaaaaagtaaataataaatagtgggggttattgttattgttttgcatcccctgtcatcttggtacccccctccccccagagaggagttgtacagatggcgtgtgggacaaaggagtttttttatTCTACTAGTCCTGCACTTGGAATGAAGCAGTCTAGCCCTGAACAGGCTcatctggctactgataacgctatgcagagggtgactggcatcatccatgatgctcactagtttttccacagtcctcttctctgccaccgtcaccagtgagtccagttttattccgagcTAGCTGCTTCTCCAGGAAATGAATACAATCACTGTGTGAATCACGATTAATCATTATAATGGTAATCATTACATCCCTACtccaaacacagaaatgatccgaACCTAAAAAACTCACACAATGGGGATAAAAATGCTGCAATTAAATAAACGCTGcaggataaaaaatatatatataaaaaatgcaaAAGAAGACATGCAGGATGCTGACAAGAAAGTCGGCGGagtaaaaaggtaaaaatgttttatttttaaaaatattttttaaatattagtcTTTAAAGGCGGATTTTCCTAGGTTTGGCACTCATGGTATCCTcgctaacttctgttttgttctttgaacttgCAGCATTTCTGTCATGCAGTTGTTTTGACATTTGCAGCTTTTCCTTTGCTTGTTTTTAATTCAGCAGCATTtgtggtatgtgtgtgtgtttttagtcTTGGATCATTTCTGCGTTAAGCGCTTTTTGGACGTTGCTCGCGTTTGCCACCGTCAGTGAGTATTACTAATaaatagaggtgtccgataatatcggactgccgatactatcggccgataaatgctttaaaatttaatatcggaaattatcggtatcggtttcaaaaagtaaaatgtatgactttttaaaaaactgctgtgtacacggacgtagggagaagtacagagcgccaataaaccttaaaggcactgcctttgcgtgccggcccagtcacataatatctacagcttttcacacacacacacaagtgaatgcaagtcatacttggtcagcagtcatacaggtcacactgagggtggccgtataaacatacttgccaaccctcccgaattttccgggagactcccgaaattcagcgcctctcccgaaaacctcccgattTACAGccgcagctggaggccacgccccctccagctccatgcggacctgagtgacgtgtcgacagcctgttctcacgtccgctttcccatgatataaacagcgtgcctgcccaatcacgttataacatctatggcttttagagagtgcacaactgcgcacacaacaaggagacgaagcagaagaacgaggaagatacagccatggcgacgccaacgacgagtaagatgaagaaatacacttgtaagttccaaaacgaatggaaagaagaatttcagtttatccaggacagtttgaaaggggaggggtatgctgcctgtaaattttgtagatcagacttctccattgaacacggtggccgaacggatatactcactcatgaacggtcagcgaagcacaaagcggcggcaacgcagcaccggtcccagcccagtgttatgggccacctcgctaaatggagtcCCGAGGGTGTAatttatgccgagacaaagatggctatgctgatagctggaagcaacatcccgttttCATTTGCGAACGtctacaacaaatccgtgaaggatatgttcctggattcagagatcgttcgccagtacgcaaatggcagaacaaaggctactcaaatagtgaaaggtaagtgtttttttttttagtaagcagcaagcacagtacagttagtagaacaactgtgttttcattactgtgtatttgatcaagtctttcaagtacaacaaagaGTAGATGAgtgtatcaactgattgcaataatgtaaatttgttttaactattaaatgaaccaaaaatatgacttattttatctttgtgaaaatattggacagtgtgttggcaagcttatgagatgcgatgcaagtgtaagccactgtgccactattgttctttttttttaatataaatgtctaatgataatgtcaatgagggatttttaatcactgctatgttgaaattgtaactaatattgatactgttgttgataatattcttttttttttcactacttttggattgttctgtgtcgtgtttgtgtctcctctcaattgctctgtttattgcagttctgagtgttgcttggtcgggtttggttttggaattggattgcattgttatggtattgctgtgtattgttttgttgggttg from Entelurus aequoreus isolate RoL-2023_Sb linkage group LG01, RoL_Eaeq_v1.1, whole genome shotgun sequence encodes:
- the LOC133652654 gene encoding tumor suppressor candidate 2-like gives rise to the protein MGGSGSKSKGFWPFSGSGGSGDDQTKDANEQMLARVRSFPGATPFVFTRRSSLYLDEDGDLAHEFYEETIVTKNGRKKAKLRRIYKNLTPQGIIKLDHPCIHVDFPVVLCEA